One window from the genome of Vibrio vulnificus NBRC 15645 = ATCC 27562 encodes:
- the uvrC gene encoding excinuclease ABC subunit UvrC yields the protein MTQIFDSVSFLKTVTHQPGVYRMYNAEAVVIYVGKAKDLKKRLSSYFRKKVDSEKTKALVSNIAKIDVTVTHTETEALILEHNYIKQYLPKYNVLLRDDKSYPYIFLSAHRHPRVSLHRGAKKKKGEYFGPYPDSGAVRETLHLIQKIFPVRQCEDTVYANRTRPCLMYQIGRCAGPCVSSVISDVDYAELVGYLRLFLQGKDNQVLELLVQKMELASQQLKFEDAAKFRDQIQAIRRVQEQQYVSEDSQEDMDVLGFAQENGIACIHILMIRQGKVLGSRSHFPKIPQNTNAQEVFDSFLTQYYLSHNEARTIPSRIILNQELAADVEAIQLALSDVAGRKVQFHTSPSGSRGRYLKLSNTNALTAMTTKINHKMTINQRFKALRDVLAMDSIARMECFDISHTMGESTIASCVVFNSEGPVKQEYRRYNITGITGGDDYAAMGQALERRYAKQLDVEKIPDVIFIDGGKGQLNRAHEIIAQYWGDWPKRPVMIGIAKGVTRKPGLETLITVDGDEFHLPSDAPALHLIQHIRDESHNHAIAGHRAKRGKTRKTSALEGIEGVGPKRRQALLKYTGGLQELKRASVEEIAKVPGISHSLAEIIYQALKQ from the coding sequence AAAAAAGTCGACAGCGAAAAAACCAAAGCGTTGGTGAGTAATATTGCCAAAATTGATGTGACCGTGACGCACACAGAAACGGAAGCGCTGATTCTTGAGCACAATTACATTAAGCAATATTTGCCGAAGTATAACGTCCTGCTGCGAGACGATAAGTCTTATCCCTATATTTTCCTTAGTGCTCATCGCCATCCTAGGGTATCTCTGCATCGTGGTGCTAAGAAGAAAAAAGGCGAGTATTTCGGACCTTATCCGGACTCTGGTGCAGTACGTGAAACCTTGCACTTGATCCAGAAGATTTTCCCGGTGAGACAGTGTGAAGACACCGTCTATGCGAATCGAACACGTCCTTGTTTGATGTACCAGATTGGTCGCTGTGCAGGCCCATGTGTCAGCAGTGTCATTTCTGATGTCGATTATGCCGAGCTAGTGGGTTACTTACGTCTATTTTTACAAGGTAAAGATAACCAAGTTCTAGAGCTTTTAGTGCAGAAGATGGAACTGGCAAGCCAGCAGCTTAAATTTGAAGATGCGGCAAAATTTCGTGATCAGATCCAAGCGATTCGTCGCGTTCAGGAACAACAATACGTTTCGGAAGATAGCCAAGAAGATATGGATGTGCTCGGTTTTGCACAAGAAAACGGCATTGCATGCATCCATATCTTGATGATTCGCCAAGGTAAGGTTCTGGGAAGTCGCAGTCATTTTCCTAAGATTCCTCAAAACACCAATGCGCAAGAAGTGTTTGACAGCTTCTTGACGCAATACTATTTGAGCCACAACGAAGCTCGGACGATTCCATCGCGCATCATTCTCAATCAGGAACTGGCTGCGGATGTCGAGGCGATTCAGCTGGCGCTCAGTGATGTCGCTGGGCGGAAAGTACAGTTTCATACCTCGCCATCTGGGTCTCGTGGTCGTTACCTCAAATTGTCGAATACCAACGCGTTGACGGCAATGACGACCAAAATCAATCACAAGATGACGATCAATCAACGCTTTAAGGCATTGCGTGACGTCCTTGCGATGGACTCGATTGCTCGTATGGAGTGCTTTGATATTTCTCATACCATGGGCGAAAGTACGATTGCCTCTTGTGTGGTGTTCAACAGTGAAGGTCCGGTTAAGCAAGAGTATCGTCGCTACAATATTACCGGAATCACAGGTGGTGACGACTATGCAGCCATGGGACAAGCTTTAGAGCGTCGTTACGCCAAACAACTGGATGTCGAGAAAATTCCAGACGTTATTTTTATTGATGGTGGTAAAGGACAACTTAATCGAGCACACGAAATCATCGCGCAATACTGGGGAGATTGGCCGAAGCGACCCGTCATGATCGGTATCGCAAAAGGGGTCACTCGTAAACCAGGTTTGGAAACTTTGATTACGGTTGATGGCGATGAGTTTCATTTGCCAAGTGATGCTCCGGCTCTACATTTAATCCAGCACATCCGTGATGAAAGCCACAATCATGCAATCGCTGGGCACAGAGCGAAGCGCGGAAAAACGCGCAAAACGAGTGCGTTAGAGGGCATTGAAGGCGTAGGGCCCAAACGCCGTCAGGCGCTGTTGAAATACACGGGAGGCTTACAAGAGCTCAAGCGCGCAAGTGTTGAAGAAATCGCCAAAGTGCCGGGCATCAGTCACTCTTTGGCAGAAATTATCTATCAAGCATTGAAACAATAG
- a CDS encoding pyridoxal phosphate-dependent class III aminotransferase: MSTAFEVDTNTIATIFSSQVPVVEGIYDLTPDQVLLDQAEHESEVRSYPRRLPIAIKQAYGCLVEDTRGQIFLDCLAGAGTLALGYNHPEINQALKEQLDSGLPYQTLDIATTAKTNFIKSVKAFLPEELGSNCVIQFCGPSGADAVEAAIKLAKQTTGRNTMFAFRGAYHGMTNGTMGMMGNLNTKARRTGLMSDVHFMPFPYSLRCPFGLGGDEGAKASIRYIERLLNDDEAGIMKPAAIIVEPVQGEGGVIPAPAFWLRELRRICDEHGMLLIFDEIQCGVGKSGYHFAFEEAGIVPDVLCLSKAIGGGLPMSLLVINKKHDTWRPGEHTGTFRGNQLAMVSGAKALEIITRDKLVEHANVAGQYLRHGLEKIQQRVDCIAEVRGKGLMLGVEIRKPGSELNKFGEPVSDGQLTLAIQRAALERGLMVEKGGRDGSVIRFLPPLIISFEQLDFALRILEEAILAAGGNLKAVEENAEWKKHFIHTGVNGSKEFASVMNHTTAALKNAFEEVDAPYSGMDPKALESAIYAVDLDNKNAPLKAIIDETTELVVKNSIFTQHPDCIAHLHTPPLMPAVAAEAMIAALNQSMDSWDQSSSATYVEQKVINWLCDKYELGAKADGIFTSGGTQSNQMGLMLARDWIADKLSGHSIQKLGLPDYADKLRIICSKKSHFTVQKSASWMGLGEKAVLTIDAHANGTMDVTKLEAAVEQAKAEGLIPFAVVGTAGTTDHGAIDDLNTIADVAEKHDLWMHVDGAYGGALILSSQKARLKGVERAQSVSVDFHKLFYQTISCGAVLVNDKQNFKFLLHHADYLNREHDELPNLVDKSIATTKRFDALKVFMTMQNVGPKALGAMYDHILGQTLEVADLVRNTEGFELLAEPSLSTVLFRSTLGSDLDELNKTLRLEALTRGVAVLGETIVDGKTALKFTILNPCLKMSDFESLLSKINTLAAELAQ, encoded by the coding sequence ATGAGCACCGCCTTTGAAGTCGATACTAACACTATCGCGACTATCTTTTCTTCTCAAGTTCCTGTTGTTGAAGGAATTTATGATTTAACGCCAGATCAAGTGTTACTTGATCAGGCTGAGCACGAGTCAGAAGTACGTTCTTACCCACGCCGTTTGCCTATCGCAATTAAGCAGGCTTATGGCTGTCTAGTGGAAGATACTCGTGGTCAGATCTTTTTGGACTGTCTTGCTGGTGCGGGTACTTTGGCACTGGGTTACAACCACCCGGAAATCAATCAAGCGCTAAAAGAGCAGCTCGATTCTGGTCTTCCATATCAAACACTTGATATTGCGACGACAGCAAAAACCAATTTCATCAAATCGGTAAAAGCCTTCCTACCTGAAGAGCTTGGCAGCAACTGTGTGATCCAGTTTTGTGGCCCATCTGGCGCGGATGCTGTGGAAGCGGCCATCAAACTGGCGAAACAAACCACTGGTCGCAACACCATGTTTGCTTTCCGCGGTGCATACCACGGTATGACGAACGGTACCATGGGTATGATGGGTAACTTGAATACCAAAGCTCGTCGTACTGGTTTGATGTCGGATGTGCATTTTATGCCTTTCCCATACAGCCTACGCTGTCCGTTTGGACTGGGTGGTGACGAAGGTGCAAAAGCGAGTATCCGCTACATCGAACGTCTTCTTAACGATGACGAGGCGGGTATCATGAAACCTGCAGCAATCATTGTTGAGCCTGTTCAAGGTGAAGGCGGTGTTATTCCTGCTCCAGCTTTTTGGTTACGTGAACTTCGTCGTATCTGTGACGAACACGGTATGCTATTGATTTTCGACGAAATCCAATGTGGTGTTGGCAAATCAGGTTATCACTTCGCGTTTGAAGAAGCGGGCATTGTGCCTGACGTATTGTGTCTATCTAAAGCCATTGGTGGTGGTCTACCAATGTCGCTACTAGTGATTAACAAAAAGCATGACACATGGCGTCCGGGTGAACACACGGGTACCTTCCGTGGTAACCAGCTCGCGATGGTTTCTGGTGCAAAAGCGCTTGAAATTATCACGCGTGATAAGCTTGTTGAACACGCAAATGTGGCAGGTCAGTACCTACGTCACGGCTTGGAAAAAATCCAACAACGCGTCGATTGTATTGCGGAAGTTCGTGGCAAAGGCTTGATGCTGGGCGTTGAAATCCGTAAGCCAGGCTCAGAGTTGAATAAGTTTGGTGAGCCTGTTTCTGATGGTCAGCTGACTCTTGCCATTCAACGTGCTGCGCTAGAGCGCGGTTTGATGGTCGAGAAAGGCGGTCGTGACGGTTCGGTTATCCGTTTCCTTCCTCCTCTGATCATCTCTTTTGAGCAGCTTGATTTTGCCCTACGCATTTTGGAAGAAGCGATTCTCGCGGCGGGTGGCAATCTAAAAGCGGTTGAAGAAAATGCCGAGTGGAAAAAACACTTTATCCACACCGGCGTAAACGGTAGCAAAGAGTTCGCATCGGTGATGAACCACACGACTGCGGCACTGAAGAATGCGTTTGAAGAAGTGGATGCACCTTACTCAGGTATGGATCCGAAAGCGTTAGAATCTGCGATTTACGCGGTTGATCTAGACAACAAAAACGCACCACTTAAAGCGATCATCGACGAAACAACAGAGCTCGTTGTTAAGAACTCTATCTTTACTCAGCACCCTGACTGTATCGCGCATTTGCACACGCCTCCACTGATGCCAGCGGTGGCTGCAGAAGCAATGATCGCAGCATTGAATCAATCTATGGATTCATGGGATCAATCTTCATCTGCTACTTACGTTGAACAGAAAGTGATTAACTGGCTGTGCGACAAGTATGAGCTGGGTGCGAAAGCAGACGGTATCTTCACCAGTGGCGGTACTCAAAGCAACCAAATGGGCCTAATGCTGGCTCGTGATTGGATTGCAGACAAACTGAGTGGCCACTCAATCCAGAAGCTTGGTCTTCCAGATTACGCTGACAAACTGCGCATTATCTGTTCTAAGAAGTCGCACTTCACAGTGCAAAAATCCGCTTCTTGGATGGGCTTGGGCGAAAAAGCGGTTTTGACCATCGATGCACACGCCAATGGCACAATGGATGTGACTAAGCTGGAAGCTGCGGTAGAGCAGGCGAAAGCCGAAGGTTTGATTCCATTTGCTGTTGTGGGTACAGCCGGTACGACAGACCACGGTGCGATTGACGATTTGAACACCATTGCTGACGTGGCAGAAAAACACGACCTGTGGATGCACGTTGATGGTGCGTACGGTGGTGCTCTGATTCTGAGCAGTCAGAAAGCGCGCTTAAAAGGGGTTGAGCGTGCGCAATCAGTGAGTGTTGATTTCCACAAACTGTTCTATCAAACAATCAGTTGTGGTGCTGTGCTTGTTAACGACAAGCAGAACTTCAAGTTCTTGTTGCACCATGCCGATTACTTAAACCGCGAACACGATGAACTGCCGAACTTGGTGGACAAATCGATCGCGACTACTAAACGTTTTGACGCTTTGAAAGTGTTCATGACGATGCAAAACGTGGGTCCGAAAGCGCTAGGCGCGATGTACGACCACATTCTAGGTCAAACACTTGAGGTGGCTGACTTAGTGCGTAATACAGAAGGCTTCGAATTATTGGCTGAGCCTTCACTATCCACTGTCTTGTTCCGTTCTACTCTAGGTTCGGATCTGGATGAGTTGAATAAAACGCTGAGACTGGAGGCACTGACTCGCGGTGTGGCAGTCCTGGGTGAAACAATCGTTGATGGCAAAACAGCGCTGAAATTCACGATTCTTAACCCATGTCTGAAGATGTCAGATTTTGAATCTTTACTATCTAAAATCAACACTCTAGCGGCTGAGCTAGCGCAATAA
- the pgsA gene encoding CDP-diacylglycerol--glycerol-3-phosphate 3-phosphatidyltransferase, protein MRLNIPNILSLMRLFLIPVFVVAFYLPYSWAPFAAAMVFWVAGFTDWLDGMLARKLGQTSRFGAFIDPVADKVLVATALILITEHYHSIWVTIPAVTMIAREIIISALREWMAEIGKRASVAVSWVGKVKTVSQMFALWVLIWRYDDWMVWLGFGALYIATFLTYWSMVQYLMAAKDDLLNEEHH, encoded by the coding sequence ATGCGTTTGAACATCCCCAACATATTGTCACTAATGAGATTATTTCTCATCCCAGTGTTTGTCGTTGCGTTTTATCTTCCCTATTCATGGGCTCCTTTTGCTGCGGCAATGGTGTTTTGGGTTGCCGGTTTTACCGATTGGCTCGATGGGATGTTAGCGAGAAAACTGGGTCAAACGTCTCGTTTCGGTGCGTTTATCGATCCAGTGGCGGATAAAGTACTAGTGGCAACCGCTTTGATTTTGATTACAGAGCACTATCATTCCATCTGGGTAACGATTCCAGCCGTGACCATGATTGCAAGAGAAATCATCATTTCAGCACTGCGTGAGTGGATGGCAGAAATTGGTAAGCGTGCCAGCGTTGCGGTTTCTTGGGTGGGCAAGGTAAAAACCGTGAGTCAAATGTTTGCGCTTTGGGTATTGATCTGGCGTTATGACGATTGGATGGTTTGGTTAGGTTTCGGTGCATTGTACATTGCCACATTCCTAACTTACTGGTCGATGGTGCAGTATTTGATGGCCGCGAAAGATGACTTGTTGAATGAAGAACATCACTAA